In the genome of Montipora foliosa isolate CH-2021 chromosome 3, ASM3666993v2, whole genome shotgun sequence, one region contains:
- the LOC137996489 gene encoding cingulin-like protein 1: MDNGESASSRQPLTLAISAGSRRISHVPPSTTKEAFTGNSVYSIEKATRKGSKQSKDKESEIFYKAFLEIQEESGVLRRENQKLHGALLKARGEVQALSQENEKLKEGLSQLQQTKDWGNIIRGKDEEVKRLHVFIRKMSFDKTQAINNASLAKETVGKLKSKLRNKNREVKEVKVLEKVQSKARILNETEKLRSERNNAVANLTLLEASVAKLRQETSNFAKVSEERKMVIQELHKRLSAKDRQVGELRKQLVMSRFLNK, from the coding sequence ATGGACAACGGAGAGTCAGCATCGTCTAGGCAACCGCTAACTCTTGCGATTTCTGCAGGTTCCAGACGAATAAGCCATGTTCCTCCTTCCACAACCAAAGAAGCTTTTACCGGGAATAGCGTTTACTCTATCGAGAAAGCGACGAGAAAAGGCTCAAAACAATCGAAGGATAAGGAATCTGAAATTTTTTACAAAGCATTCTTAGAAATTCAAGAGGAAAGTGGTGTTCTAAGGCGAGAAAATCAAAAGCTACACGGTGCTCTGCTAAAAGCGAGAGGAGAGGTACAAGCGTTaagccaagaaaatgaaaaattaaaagaaggCTTATCGCAACTTCAACAGACAAAAGACTGGGGGAACATTATCCGTGGAAAAGATGAAGAAGTGAAAAGGTTACATGTCTTTATTCGCAAGATGTCCTTTGACAAAACTCAGGCGATTAACAACGCATCTCTGGCCAAGGAAACAGTCGGAAAGTTAAAATCGAAACTCCGAAATAAGAATAGGGAAGTTAAGGAAGTGAAAGTGCTGGAGAAGGTCCAGAGTAAAGCAAGAATTCTAAACGAGACAGAGAAGCTTCGGAGCGAGCGAAATAACGCTGTCGCAAATCTAACTCTTCTGGAGGCTTCGGTTGCGAAACTTCGTCAAGAAACAAGCAACTTTGCTAAAGTTAGCGAAGAGAGAAAAATGGTGATTCAGGAATTGCACAAGCGGCTTTCAGCTAAAGACAGGCAAGTAGGGGAACTTCGCAAACAGCTTGTTATGAGCCGCTTTTTAAACAAGTAa